The Coffea arabica cultivar ET-39 chromosome 1e, Coffea Arabica ET-39 HiFi, whole genome shotgun sequence genome has a window encoding:
- the LOC140013544 gene encoding uncharacterized protein isoform X2 has product MRRLLLKTIKERMIPTNCLLLAKRARLHVEIILMHAIFVSNSPLILLHMIGIVSSIDHCHATDKEEFWKSQRKSSKKNDEAPPVAPDTSFSTGLAPPLPSDPSLQNQLFTQAAHQLSSMPSINGTQNNINHGRSQQSGNYTSVSPQLRSTYSHPIPGDRRHSAGNTGTRYISHVQLKRTRTCGDVLPANRYCNNSSRASHGYQSTRSHPSTTRWLDSVTPVISTFEDSSKAIVGGMATRMSSLPAVINMANGTANHPPSHPQMLRQTHGSSIDTSTVGPQRQLSSQMYGDFSITNPMPTQPGVAAQPNWDCPFDNSFPFQPLTTTNPNDTRFSQDPVPSESLVTSWANMSNCFEGAFPTQPNADSGFDNPLLHLPQECGQVASLSSHGEDTFKQGNQTRSTLHPSCAEFGFGWDSTPSHGQQPLADEYNRLENAVQRDEPAVNADVGSQLYGSANSAPLDFHLDSWMFENQSALGALEVPVPPELNVFSPEAATIDAGLLFDF; this is encoded by the exons ATGCGCCGGTTGCTATTGAAAACGATAAAAGAGAGGATGATCCCGACGAATTGCTTGTTGTTAGCGAAAAGGGCCAG GTTGCATGTAGAGATTATCCTCATGCACGCCATCTTTGTGTCAAATTCCCCTTTAATTCTACTCCACATGATAGGCATTGTGAGCAG TATTGACCATTGTCATGCTACTGACAAAGAGGAGTTCTGGAAATCCCAGAGGAAAAgttcaaagaaaaatgatgaagctCCACCCGTGGCTCCTGATACTTCTTTTTCCACAGGACTAGCTCCACCATTGCCCTCTGATCCTTCATTACAGAATCAATTATTTACCCAAGCTGCGCATCAGCTTTCTTCTATGCCATCTATTAATGGCAcacaaaataacataaatcATGGTAGAAGCCAACAGTCTGGAAATTATACGAGCGTCTCTCCACAGTTGCGGAGTACATATAGTCATCCTATCCCTGGTGACAGGAGACACAGTGCTGGCAACACAGGCACTCGCTACATTTCTCATGTACAATTAAAAAGGACAAGAACATGTGGGGATGTATTACCAGCTAATAGGTACTGTAATAATTCATCCAGAGCCAGCCATGGATATCAGTCTACCAGAAGCCATCCTTCTACGACAAGGTGGTTAGACTCTGTGACTCCAGTGATTAGTACCTTTGAAGATTCCTCCAAGGCAATTGTTGGTGGTATGGCTACTAGAATGTCCAGCTTACCAGCTGTGATAAACATGGCCAATGGAACTGCAAATCATCCACCGTCTCATCCTCAGATGTTACGTCAAACACATGGGAGCAGTATAGATACAAGTACAGTGGGTCCTCAGCGTCAATTGTCTTCTCAAATGTATGGCGACTTCAGCATCACTAATCCAATGCCTACACAACCTGGGGTTGCCGCGCAGCCAAATTGGGACTGTCCCTTCGATAATTCATTTCCTTTTCAACCCCTAACAACTACCAATCCTAATGATACAAGATTCTCTCAAGATCCTGTTCCTTCTGAATCCCTTGTAACCTCGTGGGCCAACATGAGCAACTGCTTTGAAGGTGCTTTTCCTACTCAGCCAAATGCTGATAGTGGCTTTGACAATCCGTTGCTGCATTTACCGCAAGAATGCGGTCAAGTCGCTTCTTTATCAAGTCATGGGGAAGATACATTTAAACAAGGTAATCAAACTCGAAGTACTTTGCATCCAAGTTGTGCTGAATTTGGCTTTGGTTGGGACAGTACTCCTAGCCACGGCCAACAACCTCTTGCTGATGAGTACAACCGGCTAGAAAACGCAGTGCAGAGAGATGAGCCGGCAGTCAATGCTGATGTTGGTTCACAATTATATGGGAGCGCCAATTCTGCACCATTGGATTTCCATTTGGACTCCTGGATGTTTGAAAATCAGTCTGCTTTGGGTGCTTTGGAAGTTCCGGTGCCTCCCGAGCTTAATGTTTTCTCTCCTGAAGCTGCTACTATAGATGCTGGTCTTCTCTTCGACTTTTAG
- the LOC140013544 gene encoding uncharacterized protein isoform X1: protein MAAQETVVLDISSDEDVGWGDNMSAAGCGGCRDDSDWISELLDKVDKEMDDSDEVVVVGEVIAKPKFRPKPSVKCVDKVDDDDCVVLEADPDAPVAIENDKREDDPDELLVVSEKGQVACRDYPHARHLCVKFPFNSTPHDRHCEQCHCYVCDSLAPCLHWSTGISSIDHCHATDKEEFWKSQRKSSKKNDEAPPVAPDTSFSTGLAPPLPSDPSLQNQLFTQAAHQLSSMPSINGTQNNINHGRSQQSGNYTSVSPQLRSTYSHPIPGDRRHSAGNTGTRYISHVQLKRTRTCGDVLPANRYCNNSSRASHGYQSTRSHPSTTRWLDSVTPVISTFEDSSKAIVGGMATRMSSLPAVINMANGTANHPPSHPQMLRQTHGSSIDTSTVGPQRQLSSQMYGDFSITNPMPTQPGVAAQPNWDCPFDNSFPFQPLTTTNPNDTRFSQDPVPSESLVTSWANMSNCFEGAFPTQPNADSGFDNPLLHLPQECGQVASLSSHGEDTFKQGNQTRSTLHPSCAEFGFGWDSTPSHGQQPLADEYNRLENAVQRDEPAVNADVGSQLYGSANSAPLDFHLDSWMFENQSALGALEVPVPPELNVFSPEAATIDAGLLFDF from the exons ATGGCTGCGCAGGAGACGGTTGTACTGGATATAAGCTCCGATGAAGATGTTGGTTGGGGAGATAACATGTCCGCTGCCGGCTGCGGCGGGTGTCGAGATGACAGTGATTGGATATCAGAGCTATTGGATAAGGTAGATAAAGAAATGGATGATTCCGatgaggtggtggtggtgggtgaGGTTATTGCCAAGCCCAAATTCAGGCCAAAGCCTTCAGTAAAATGTGTAGATAAAGTTGATGATGATGACTGTGTAGTCTTGGAAGCTGACCCGGATGCGCCGGTTGCTATTGAAAACGATAAAAGAGAGGATGATCCCGACGAATTGCTTGTTGTTAGCGAAAAGGGCCAG GTTGCATGTAGAGATTATCCTCATGCACGCCATCTTTGTGTCAAATTCCCCTTTAATTCTACTCCACATGATAGGCATTGTGAGCAG TGCCATTGTTATGTTTGTGACTCACTTGCTCCCTGTCTTCACTGGAGCACCGGCATCTCCAGTATTGACCATTGTCATGCTACTGACAAAGAGGAGTTCTGGAAATCCCAGAGGAAAAgttcaaagaaaaatgatgaagctCCACCCGTGGCTCCTGATACTTCTTTTTCCACAGGACTAGCTCCACCATTGCCCTCTGATCCTTCATTACAGAATCAATTATTTACCCAAGCTGCGCATCAGCTTTCTTCTATGCCATCTATTAATGGCAcacaaaataacataaatcATGGTAGAAGCCAACAGTCTGGAAATTATACGAGCGTCTCTCCACAGTTGCGGAGTACATATAGTCATCCTATCCCTGGTGACAGGAGACACAGTGCTGGCAACACAGGCACTCGCTACATTTCTCATGTACAATTAAAAAGGACAAGAACATGTGGGGATGTATTACCAGCTAATAGGTACTGTAATAATTCATCCAGAGCCAGCCATGGATATCAGTCTACCAGAAGCCATCCTTCTACGACAAGGTGGTTAGACTCTGTGACTCCAGTGATTAGTACCTTTGAAGATTCCTCCAAGGCAATTGTTGGTGGTATGGCTACTAGAATGTCCAGCTTACCAGCTGTGATAAACATGGCCAATGGAACTGCAAATCATCCACCGTCTCATCCTCAGATGTTACGTCAAACACATGGGAGCAGTATAGATACAAGTACAGTGGGTCCTCAGCGTCAATTGTCTTCTCAAATGTATGGCGACTTCAGCATCACTAATCCAATGCCTACACAACCTGGGGTTGCCGCGCAGCCAAATTGGGACTGTCCCTTCGATAATTCATTTCCTTTTCAACCCCTAACAACTACCAATCCTAATGATACAAGATTCTCTCAAGATCCTGTTCCTTCTGAATCCCTTGTAACCTCGTGGGCCAACATGAGCAACTGCTTTGAAGGTGCTTTTCCTACTCAGCCAAATGCTGATAGTGGCTTTGACAATCCGTTGCTGCATTTACCGCAAGAATGCGGTCAAGTCGCTTCTTTATCAAGTCATGGGGAAGATACATTTAAACAAGGTAATCAAACTCGAAGTACTTTGCATCCAAGTTGTGCTGAATTTGGCTTTGGTTGGGACAGTACTCCTAGCCACGGCCAACAACCTCTTGCTGATGAGTACAACCGGCTAGAAAACGCAGTGCAGAGAGATGAGCCGGCAGTCAATGCTGATGTTGGTTCACAATTATATGGGAGCGCCAATTCTGCACCATTGGATTTCCATTTGGACTCCTGGATGTTTGAAAATCAGTCTGCTTTGGGTGCTTTGGAAGTTCCGGTGCCTCCCGAGCTTAATGTTTTCTCTCCTGAAGCTGCTACTATAGATGCTGGTCTTCTCTTCGACTTTTAG